A region from the Populus trichocarpa isolate Nisqually-1 chromosome 18, P.trichocarpa_v4.1, whole genome shotgun sequence genome encodes:
- the LOC18107687 gene encoding RNA-binding protein involved in heterochromatin assembly dri1 gives MIRKKYHQISPQAGAWLNKYIKPPNPSRKITNYIDNLAQLLNKQCYASASVVQDPSLQLGKRLDTMSLTAGGDWMCSACQHLNFKKRETCQLCGYPKYGGPDPATYICNATKVLAGDWYCTVINCHAHNYASRSSCYSCGTLKSGHAAGGYASDGSDPPGWKTGDWICNRSGCGVHNYASRMECYRCRTPREYGGGY, from the exons atgataaggaaaaaatacCATCAAATTTCCCCACAGGCGGGGGCATGGCTGAACAAGTATATAAAGCCTCCCAACCCAAGCAGAAAAATCACCAACTATATTGACAATCTTGCACAGTTACTAAATAAACAGTGCTACGCTTCTGCCAGTGTTGTTCAAGATCCAAGCCTTCAACTCGGGAAAAG GTTAGATACAATGAGCTTGACAGCCGGAGGAGACTGGATGTGCAGCGCATGCCAGCACCTGAATTTCAAAAAACGGGAAACGTGCCAGCTTTGCGGGTACCCTAAGTATGGCGGCCCTGATCCAGCAACCTACATATGCAATGCGACAAAGGTTTTGGCTGGGGATTGGTACTGTACTGTCATTAATTGCCACGCTCACAACTATGCTAGCCGGTCAAGCTGCTACAGCTGTGGTACCTTAAAAAGCGGTCATGCTGCAGGTGGGTATGCATCCGATGGAAGTGATCCTCCTGGATGGAAAACTGGTGATTGGATTTGCAACAG ATCGGGATGTGGAGTCCATAACTATGCTAGCAGGATGGAATGCTATAGATGCAGAACACCAAGGGAATACG GTGGTGGATATTAA